From Cannabis sativa cultivar Pink pepper isolate KNU-18-1 chromosome 8, ASM2916894v1, whole genome shotgun sequence, a single genomic window includes:
- the LOC115699056 gene encoding uncharacterized protein LOC115699056: protein MLSREQLLHLFNRFSYLTSQSDVKKRIADAVQDQQEPVAVTTNIQEEIFLEMGIDPSFGISCLGKVNTTYESDQELMIQFYKFVSKEEMVCDEAQLGPDEYAERMRRQELLQEQQLEMLKLMRKFDLDDQSTILQKLHQQMENADFDFEVSVLSAEQIQDIVRRRVSPLYKPR, encoded by the exons ATGTTGTCGAGGGAACAGTTGCTCCATCTCTTCAATCGATTCTCTTACCTCACTTCTCAGTCTG ATGTTAAGAAAAGGATTGCAGATGCTGTTCAAGACCAGCAG GAACCTGTAGCTGTAACCACTAACATACAGGAAGAGATATTTTTGGAAATGGGAATCG ATCCTAGTTTTGGCATATCATGCCTGGGAAAAGTGAATACGACTTATGAAAGTGATCAGGAATTGATGATTCAGTTTTACAAATTCGTTTCAAA GGAAGAAATGGTTTGTGATGAAGCACAGCTTGGACCAGATGAATATGCTGAAAGAATGCGTCGCCAAGAACTACTACAAGAGCAG CAACTTGAGATGCTGAAGCTTATGCGCAAGTTTGATCTTGATGATCAATCTACAATTCTCCAGAAG TTGCATCAACAGATGGAAAATGCTGACTTTGATTTTGAGGTATCAGTTTTGTCAGCAGAGCAAATTCAGGATATTGTTCGGCGGAGGGTCTCGCCTTTATACAAGCCTAGGTAG
- the LOC115699444 gene encoding large ribosomal subunit protein bL27c, with amino-acid sequence MAAASMSFNLVGAFGGLSMTSSSSSSFFKGDLGSIKVGPKLSFSCPQKFPLTIENAHKKGAGSTKNGRDSKGQRLGVKIYGDQVAKPGAIIIRQRGTKFHAGKNVGLGKDHTIFSLIDGLVKFEKFGPDRKKVSVYPREVVPENPNSYRARKRENFRLQRERKKARREGYVPQPQLVLASAEEDATDKNPVC; translated from the exons ATGGCAGCTGCATCTATGAGTTTCAACCTAGTCGGAGCCTTCGGAGGACTATCCATGACCTCAAGCTCTTCATCGTCTTTCTTCAAAGGGGATTTGGGTTCCATCAAAGTGGGTCCCAAGCTATCATTCTCCTGTCCGCAAAAGTTCCCCTTGACGATTGAAAATGCTCACAAGAAGGGAGCCGGGAGTACCAAGAATGGCCGTGATTCTAAGGGCCAGAGGCTCGGTGTCAAGATTTATGGCGATCAGGTTGCCAAACCAGGCGCCATTATAATTCGCCAGCGGGGTACCAAG TTCCATGCAGGAAAGAATGTAGGCCTTGGGAAAGACCATACAATATTCTCATTGATTGATGGACTTGTAAAATTTGAGAAGTTTGGACCTGACAGAAAGAAG GTGAGTGTATATCCAAGAGAAGTGGTGCCTGAGAACCCTAACAGCTACAGAGCTAGAAAGAGAGAGAACTTCAGGCTCCAACGTGAACGCAAGAAGGCCCGAAGGGAAGGCTATGTTCCTCAACCCCAGCTAGTGCTTGCTTCTGCTGAAGAAGATGCTACCGATAAAAATCCAGTTTGCTGA
- the LOC115699445 gene encoding protein transport protein Sec61 subunit gamma — protein MDAIDSVFDPLREFSKDSIRLVKRCHKPDRKEFSKVALRTAIGFVVMGFVGFFVKLIFIPINNIIVGSG, from the exons atggatGCCATTGACTCAGTTTTCGATCCTCTGAGAGAATTCTCTAAGGATAGCATACGTCTCGTTAAGCGCTGCCACAAGCCCGATCGCAAAG AATTCTCCAAGGTTGCACTCCGTACGGCGATTGGGTTTGTGGTGATGGGATTTGTGGGCTTCTTTGTGAAGCTTATCTTCATTCCCATCAACAATATCATCGTTGGATCTGGTTAG
- the LOC115700318 gene encoding LOW QUALITY PROTEIN: ATP-dependent Clp protease ATP-binding subunit ClpA homolog CD4B, chloroplastic (The sequence of the model RefSeq protein was modified relative to this genomic sequence to represent the inferred CDS: substituted 4 bases at 4 genomic stop codons), whose product MSCLQQQQFYVPTLQQYGLDLTKMAQEVNPKXISVFXLDICIVEILCKRRKNNPCLIGDPGVGKTVIAEGLAQAIVNAQVPNKLQGNKVFSLEIGRLVAGATYRGDCEERLVKIVQEVESSKGRIILFIDELHTLIGAGGERGALDAANILKPALARGVLKCVGATTQDEYRKYIEKDSALKRRFQTVEVPEPSIEETIDILNGLQNKYESFHSVKYSQEVIVAAARLSNWYISDRFLPDKAVDLIDHAGSRTQLQKTEVATKGQVMVTEADIQHLASTWTGIPLQKLSLSDSNKLLIMEITLHKRILGQHEAVEVISCAIRRARAGIRDPSRPVASFLFTGSTGVGXTELADALAAEYFGSKESIIRLDMSEYMEKHSSARLIGSPPGYIGHDEGGQLTEAVRRRPHSLILFDEIEKAHTDIFKILLQILDDGRLTDGKGKTVDFKNTIIILTSNIGNNVILKGHQFGFGQVKMEVADELRKTFRPEFLNRLDDVVVFMQLESAQLKXIVNIMLKEVIQRLKEKNITLVVGFEVKEKLVKEGNYPIYGARPLRRAIVSLLEDTLAERILRGDIKEGDAILVSLDNKGNVVVT is encoded by the exons ATGT CTTGTTTACAACAGCAGCAGTTTTATGTTCCAACTCTTCAGCAATATGGTTTAGATTTGACCAAAATGGCCCAAGAGGTAAACCCCAAATGAATTTCAGTATTCTAACTTGATATTTGCATAGTGGAGATACTATGcaagagaagaaaaaataacCCTTGCCTTATTGGTGACCCAGGTGTTGGAAAGACTGTAATTGCAGAAGGCCTAGCTCAGGCCATTGTTAATGCTCAAGTTCCAAATAAACTTCAGGGCAATAAG GTATTTTCTTTGGAGATTGGTAGACTTGTTGCTGGTGCTACATATCGTGGCGACTGTGAAGAGAGGTTGGTGAAGATTGTTCAAGAAGTTGAAAGTAGCAAAGGGAGAATAATCCTCTTCATTGATGAGCTTCATACTCTTATTGGAGCTGGAGGAGAAAGAGGAGCTCTTGATGCTGCTAACATCTTGAAACCAGCTCTTGCAAGAGGTGTCCTTAAG TGTGTTGGTGCTACTACTCAGGATGAATATAGGAAGTATATTGAAAAAGACTCAGCTTTGAAAAGAAGGTTTCAAACAGTTGAAGTACCTGAACCATCTATTGAAGAAACAATCGATATATTGAATGGTTTACAAAACAAATATGAGAGTTTCCATAGTGTTAAGTATTCGCAAGAGGTGATAGTGGCAGCGGCTCGTTTGTCAAACTGGTACATCAG TGATAGATTTCTCCCTGATAAAGCAGTAGACTTGATTGACCATGCTGGTTCCCGAACTCAGCTTCAGAAAACAGAAGTAGCTACAAAAGGTCAAGTGATGGTTACAGAGGCAGATATCCAACATTTGGCTTCAACCTGGACAGGAATTCCATTGCAAAAACTCTCACTATCAGATTCAAACAAGTTGCTTATCATGGAAATAACATTACACAAAAGAATTTTAGGACAGCATGAAGCTGTGGAGGTCATTAGCTGTGCCATTCGCCGAGCTCGTGCTGGAATAAGAGACCCCAGCAGGCCAGTGGCAAGCTTCTTGTTCACTGGCTCAACTGGGGTTGGCTAAACAGAATTGGCCGATGCATTGGCAGCTGAGTATTTCGGGTCCAAAGAATCCATTATCAGGCTTGACATGAGTGAGTACATGGAAAAACATAGTTCTGCAAGGCTTATTGGATCACCTCCTGGCTATATAGGCCATGATGAAGGTGGACAACTGACAGAAGCTGTTCGTCGCAGGCCGCACTCTCTGATCCTCTTTGATGAGATTGAAAAGGCTCACACAGACATTTTTAAAATTCTTCTTCAGATTTTGGATGACGGCAGGCTCACAGATGGTAAAGGTAAAACTGTggattttaaaaatactattatcATATTGACCTCAAACATTGGCAACAATGTAATTCTTAAAGGGCATCAATTTGGTTTTGGGCAAGTGAAAATGGAAGTTGCAGATGAACTGAGGAAAACATTCAGGCCCGAGTTCTTGAATAGGCTTGATGATGTGGTGGTATTTATGCAACTTGAATCTGCTCAGCTAAAATAGATAGTGAACATAATGCTGAAAGAAGTTATTCAAAGACTTAAAGAAAAGAACATTACCCTGGTAGTGGGGTTTGAGGTCAAAGAGAAGTTGGTTAAAGAAGGAAATTATCCAATCTATGGGGCTAGACCATTGAGAAGAGCAATAGTGAGTCTCTTAGAAGATACCTTGGCTGAGAGGATTCTGAGAGGAGACATTAAAGAAGGGGATGCAATTCTTGTTAGTCTTGACAACAAGGGAAATGTAGTAGTGACTTAA
- the LOC115701433 gene encoding putative fasciclin-like arabinogalactan protein 20, whose protein sequence is MAKSLFFFFFILSIFSSSALGSCLTLLNAAEILSNSGYLSMSLTLKIASQTIKHDSPTATVFAPADQAFVKSGQPSLFLLRRHVSPVKLSLETLKTLPRGSVIPTMVPDHPLIVTASLSGDGYISINDVRINEKAVFGDGFVALYGIDKFIDSSFFRADQPPSPAPAPAPAPFHGKTDSFASVAEFLRSRGYYIMATLLDAQLTGLGDGTKLTIFAPVDRTFDYYASNISDYALIFRRHVVPRMMTWQDLIGSQVVGTKLPTFSRGFMIEVRVSSDGIPMLNDAPVVFRDIYRSQRLIVHGLNGFLKPFTDQEWNQDSFSNGFVGDDSHG, encoded by the coding sequence ATGGCCaaatctctcttcttcttcttcttcattcttTCTATCTTCTCCTCCTCTGCTCTCGGCTCTTGCTTGACCCTTTTAAACGCCGCCGAGATTCTCTCAAACTCCGGCTACCTCTCAATGTCCTTGACCCTTAAAATCGCCTCTCAAACCATTAAACACGATTCACCGACCGCCACCGTCTTTGCTCCGGCAGACCAAGCTTTCGTCAAGTCAGGCCAACCTTCCCTGTTTCTCCTTCGCCGCCACGTGTCCCCCGTAAAACTCTCCCTCGAAACACTCAAGACTCTTCCTCGTGGCTCAGTAATACCCACCATGGTCCCCGACCATCCTCTAATCGTCACCGCTTCTCTCTCCGGCGACGGCTACATCTCCATAAACGACGTCAGGATCAACGAGAAAGCCGTTTTTGGTGATGGGTTCGTAGCTCTGTACGGTATAGACAAGTTCATTGACTCATCTTTCTTCCGGGCTGATCAGCCGCCGTCCCCAGCTCCGGCTCCGGCGCCTGCCCCGTTCCACGGCAAGACAGATTCTTTTGCTTCGGTTGCTGAGTTTCTCAGGTCGAGAGGTTACTATATAATGGCCACGCTTCTTGATGCCCAATTGACCGGGCTCGGTGACGGGACCAAACTGACCATCTTTGCTCCGGTGGACCGAACTTTCGATTACTATGCATCGAATATAAGCGATTACGCTTTGATTTTCCGGCGACATGTTGTGCCGAGAATGATGACGTGGCAGGATTTGATTGGAAGCCAAGTTGTTGGGACAAAGCTTCCGACTTTTTCAAGGGGTTTTATGATCGAGGTGAGGGTTTCAAGTGATGGTATTCCTATGCTTAACGATGCACCAGTTGTGTTTCGAGATATATATCGAAGTCAACGGTTGATTGTTCATGGCCTTAATGGGTTTCTCAAGCCTTTCACTGATCAAGAATGGAATCAAGATTCTTTCTCTAATGGATTTGTTGGTGATGATTCTCATGGATAA
- the LOC115698759 gene encoding uncharacterized protein LOC115698759, which yields MAMEVEQSQVAFPYWKPLLRKFDPDSPFFAAGNIERELLAKQVALDLTEDEKHYVRSWVDEDSRSVSCPIAGCGAHLTSLEDFEDHYNARHTASCSVCSRVYPTSRLLSIHISEAHDSFFQAKVARGYTMYECLVESCTLKFKNYKSRHQHLVDKHKFPTSFEFFKKSHASKKLRQKQQRKQAIHKKTDTSNMEVENETIDNLVSAVSKLSTSDSSPSSISFGRRNTRGLTFVPRAIQRDKRPGSSSTETKT from the exons ATGGCAATGGAAGTGGAACAATCACAGGTAGCCTTCCCCTACTGGAAGCCCCTTCTTAGAAAATTCGATCCCGACTCTCCTTTCTTCGCTGCTGGAAACATTGAAAGGGAACTTCTCGCCAAACAG GTTGCCCTTGATTTAACTGAAGACGAGAAACATTATGTTAGGAGCTGGGTAGATGAAGATAGCAG GAGTGTTTCATGCCCCATTGCTGGTTGTGGTGCACATCTGACTTCATTGGAGGATTTTGAAGATCATTACAATGCAAGGCATACTGCATCATGTTCAGTGTGCTCTAGAGTCTACCCTACATCACGACTTCTCAGCATACACATATCTGAAGCACATGACTCTTTCTTCCAGGCCAAAGTTGCACGAGGCTATACCATG TATGAATGCCTTGTTGAAAGCTGCACTCTTAAGTTTAAGAACTACAAAAGTCGGCATCAGCATTTGGTGGACAAGCACAAGTTCCCCACTTCATTTGAGTTTTTCAAAAAGTCTCATGCATCCAAAAAGCTGAGGCAGAAACAGCAACGCAAACAAGCTATTCATAAGAAGACAGATACTTCGAACATGGAAGTTGAAAATGAAACGATTGATAATCTTGTTTCTGCTGTATCCAAACTAAGTACTTCAGATTCATCTCCTTCATCCATCAGCTTTGGCCGCCGCAACACTCGTGGTTTAACTTTTGTCCCTCGAGCTATTCAACGTGACAAGAGACCAGGCTCATCGTCAACTGAAACAAAGACATAG
- the LOC115701492 gene encoding arabinogalactan O-methyltransferase 1 translates to MKERRVLYTDMMKLSTTNNSNANTHTLRLHHRLRPCLLALIITTAAFITLAATKTMTNINYNKVSSLLNRKPCPPPDPVAMAKAAEYKAKPTQLLAIIHYATSSTVPQQSIDEIRVSFDVLRAVGPCNFLVFGVGRDSLMWTSLNPRGATLFLEEDPVWVNTVLRDAPILRAHPVKYRTRLSEADELISSYKAEPDCLPSSARLSPGSRCRLALTELPSEVYDREWDLIMIDAPRGYFAKAPGRMAAIYSAAVMARARVGAGLTHVFVHDVNRRVEKMFAEEFLCGKYRVRAVGRLWHFAIPPAAADVSNATTFC, encoded by the coding sequence ATGAAAGAAAGAAGAGTACTATACACAGACATGATGAAGCTTAGTACTACTAACAACAGTAATGCCAACACTCACACTCTCAGGCTTCACCACCGCTTACGGCCATGCCTACTCGCCCTCATAATCACCACCGCCGCGTTTATCACACTCGCCGCCACCAAAACAATGACCAACATCAACTACAACAAAGTCTCCTCACTCCTCAACCGCAAGCCCTGTCCTCCGCCGGACCCCGTTGCGATGGCCAAGGCGGCCGAGTACAAGGCGAAGCCGACTCAGCTCCTCGCCATAATCCACTACGCCACGTCATCAACCGTTCCACAGCAATCGATCGACGAGATCCGCGTGTCGTTCGACGTTCTACGCGCCGTCGGACCATGCAACTTCCTCGTCTTCGGCGTCGGACGCGACTCTCTAATGTGGACCTCCCTAAATCCACGTGGCGCTACCTTATTCCTCGAGGAAGATCCGGTTTGGGTCAATACGGTGCTCCGAGATGCTCCGATTCTGAGAGCACACCCGGTTAAATACAGGACTCGATTATCCGAAGCCGACGAGCTAATTTCGAGCTACAAAGCCGAGCCGGATTGTTTGCCGTCTTCGGCTCGGCTCAGTCCCGGTAGCCGGTGCAGATTGGCGCTGACTGAGCTGCCTAGCGAGGTGTACGATAGGGAGTGGGATTTGATAATGATCGACGCGCCGAGAGGTTATTTTGCGAAGGCGCCGGGGAGAATGGCGGCGATTTACTCAGCGGCGGTTATGGCACGTGCGAGAGTTGGGGCTGGGCTGACGCACGTGTTTGTTCACGACGTGAATAGGAGAGTGGAGAAGATGTTTGCGGAGGAGTTCCTGTGTGGGAAGTACAGGGTTAGAGCCGTGGGGAGGCTCTGGCATTTCGCCATTCCTCCCGCTGCTGCTGACGTCAGCAATGCTACTACCTTCTGTTAA
- the LOC115700317 gene encoding chaperone protein ClpC1, chloroplastic-like translates to MEKLYNKNEQQYHEIPTLQEYGSDLTKMAHEGKLEPLIGRKKEVESVVQILCKRRKNNPCLIGDPGVGKTVIVEGLAQAIVNAQVPNKLQGNKVFSLEMGRLVAGTTNRGDCEERLMKIVQEIENSKGTVILFIDELHTLIGAGRGGGGALDAANILKPALARGVLKCVGATTRDEYKKYIEKDSALKRRFQAVEVPEPSVDDTIQILKGLLKKYESFHNVEYSKKAITAAARLSNQYIRGRFLPDKAIDLIDQAGSRAQLHKTEVTTNGQVMVTEADIQHLISSWTGIPLENLSPSESNKLLNMEKTLHKRIIGQDEAVDAISRAIRRARAGIRDPSRPMASFLFTGPTGVGKTELANALAVEYFGSKESIIRLDMSEYMSKHNYTRFIGSPPGYLGHDEGGQLTEAVLRRPHSLILFDEIEKAHPDIFNTLLQILEDGRLTDGKGQTVDFKNTFIIMTSNIGNDVIVKGDQFDFGQVKVAVAKELREKFRLEFLNRLDDVVVFKQLDDVQLKQIMDIMLKDVIERLERKNIFLEVTSEFKEKLAKEGTAPTYGARPLKRAIVSLLEDCLAERILRGDIKEGDSVTVSVDEEGNIVAT, encoded by the exons ATGGAGAAGCTTTATAACAAAAACGAGCAGCAATATCACGAGATTCCAACTCTCCAGGAGTATGGTTCAGATTTGACCAAAATGGCCCACGAG GGTAAGCTGGAGCCATTAATTGGAAGAAAAAAGGAAGTGGAAAGTGTGGTGCAGATACTATGTAAGAGAAGGAAAAATAACCCTTGCCTTATTGGTGACCCTGGTGTTGGGAAGACTGTAATTGTAGAAGGACTGGCTCAGGCCATTGTTAATGCTCAAGTCCCAAATAAACTTCAGGGCAATAAG GTATTTTCATTGGAGATGGGTAGACTTGTTGCGGGTACTACTAATCGTGGCGATTGTGAGGAGAGGTTGATGAAGATTGTTCAAGAAATTGAAAATAGTAAAGGGACAGTAATCCTCTTCATTGATGAACTTCACACTCTTATTGGAGCTGGAAGAGGAGGAGGAGGGGCTCTTGATGCTGCTAACATCTTGAAACCTGCTCTTGCAAGAGGTGTCCTTAAG TGTGTTGGTGCTACTACTCGGGATGAATACAAGAAGTATATTGAGAAAGACTCAGCTTTAAAAAGAAGATTTCAAGCAGTTGAAGTTCCTGAACCATCAGTTGATGATACGATCCAAATATTGAAAGGTTTACTGAAGAAATATGAGAGCTTTCATAACGTTGAGTATTCGAAAAAGGCTATTACTGCTGCTGCTCGTTTGTCAAACCAGTACATCAG GGGTCGGTTTCTCCCTGATAAAGCAATAGACTTGATTGACCAAGCTGGTTCCCGAGCTCAACTTCACAAAACAGAAGTAACTACCAATGGTCAAGTGATGGTTACAGAGGCAGATATTCAACACTTGATTTCATCCTGGACAGGAATTCCATTGGAGAATCTATCACCCTCAGAATCAAACAAGTTGCTCAACATGGAGAAAACACTACACAAACGAATTATAGGACAGGATGAAGCTGTTGACGCCATTAGCCGTGCCATTCGTCGAGCTCGAGCTGGAATAAGAGACCCCAGCCGGCCAATGGCAAGCTTCTTATTCACAGGTCCAACCGGGGTTGGCAAAACTGAGTTGGCCAATGCATTGGCTGTTGAGTATTTTGGCTCCAAAGAGTCCATTATAAGGCTTGACATGAGtgagtacatgtcaaagcataATTATACAAGATTTATTGGATCACCTCCTGGCTATTTAGGCCATGATGAAGGTGGACAGCTGACAGAAGCTGTTCTGCGCAGGCCACACTCTCTGATCCTCTTTGATGAGATCGAAAAGGCTCACCCAGACATTTTTAATACTCTTCTTCAGATTTTGGAAGATGGCAGGCTCACAGATGGTAAAGGTCAAACTGTGGATTTTAAAAATACCTTTATCATAATGACCTCAAACATTGGCAACGATGTGATTGTTAAAGGGGACCAGTTTGATTTTGGACAAGTGAAGGTGGCAGTTGCAAAGGAACTTAGGGAAAAATTCAGGCTTGAGTTCTTGAACAGGCTTGATGATGTGGTGGTATTTAAGCAACTTGATGATGTTCAGCTGAAACAGATAATGGATATTATGCTGAAAGATGTTATTGAAAGACTTGAAAGAAAGAACATTTTCTTGGAGGTAACATCTGAGTTCAAAGAGAAGTTGGCGAAAGAGGGGACTGCTCCAACCTATGGAGCAAGGCCATTGAAAAGAGCAATTGTGAGTCTCTTAGAAGATTGTTTGGCTGAGAGGATTCTGAGAGGAGACATTAAAGAAGGGGACTCAGTAACTGTGAGTGTTGATGAGGAGGGAAATATAGTAGCAACTTAA
- the LOC115699054 gene encoding ribonucleoside-diphosphate reductase small chain encodes MPAYPEEPLLAPNPDRFCMFPIQYPEIWEMYKKAEASFWTAEEVDLSQDNTQWENMTPDEKHFISHVLAFFAASDGIVLENLAGRFMKDVQVAEARAFYGFQIAIENIHSEMYSLLLETYIKDPAEKNCLFHAIETIPCVAKKAQWAMRWIDGSETFAERLIAFACVEGIFFSGSFCAIFWLKKRGLMPGLTFSNELISRDEGLHCDFACLLYTLLKKKLSEERVRGIIRDAVEIEREFVCEALPCALVGMNGDLMSKYIEFVADRLMDALGYPKIYNAQNPFDWMELISLQGKTNFFEKRVGEYQKASVMYSINGDGGNHVFKLDEDF; translated from the coding sequence ATGCCTGCTTACCCAGAAGAGCCACTTCTCGCTCCCAACCCCGACAGATTCTGTATGTTCCCAATTCAGTACCCTGAGATTTGGGAAATGTACAAGAAGGCCGAGGCTTCGTTCTGGACGGCGGAGGAGGTAGATCTCTCTCAAGACAATACCCAATGGGAAAATATGACTCCCGATGAGAAACATTTCATTTCCCATGTTCTTGCTTTCTTTGCCGCCTCAGACGGCATCGTTTTGGAGAATCTCGCCGGAAGGTTCATGAAAGATGTTCAAGTTGCGGAGGCGCGTGCCTTTTACGGTTTTCAAATCGCTATCGAGAATATTCACTCTGAGATGTACAGTCTGTTGTTGGAGACTTACATTAAAGATCCGGCTGAAAAGAATTGTCTCTTTCACGCCATCGAAACCATTCCTTGTGTGGCCAAGAAAGCTCAGTGGGCCATGAGATGGATCGACGGCTCAGAAACTTTCGCCGAGCGTTTGATTGCGTTTGCCTGCGTTGAAGGAATCTTCTTCTCCGGAAGCTTCTGTGCGATATTTTGGCTAAAGAAGCGCGGGTTAATGCCTGGTCTCACGTTTTCAAACGAATTGATCTCGCGGGACGAAGGGTTGCACTGCGATTTCGCGTGTTTGCTTTACACGCTTCTGAAAAAGAAGCTGAGCGAGGAGCGAGTCAGGGGAATCATTCGCGACGCCGTTGAAATCGAAAGAGAGTTTGTCTGTGAAGCTTTGCCGTGTGCCTTGGTTGGTATGAATGGTGATCTTATGAGCAAGTATATCGAGTTCGTCGCCGATAGATTGATGGATGCGTTGGGTTACCCCAAGATCTACAATGCCCAGAACCCCTTTGATTGGATGGAGCTGATTTCGTTGCAGGGTAAAACTAATTTCTTTGAGAAGAGAGTTGGAGAGTACCAAAAGGCCTCTGTGATGTACAGCATCAATGGCGATGGTGGTAACCATGTTTTCAAGCTGGACGAGGATTTCTAA
- the LOC115699052 gene encoding premnaspirodiene oxygenase, whose amino-acid sequence MSLLPQNFPYIPIWISIILIIITISFFRNKFKATQRNNIPPGPWKLPIIGNLHQLIGPLPHQLLSKLANKYGPIMHLQLGEVSAIIISSPESAKQVLKTNDLSFANRPNGVAAEIMSYGNLGIGFTPYSDYWRQMRKICVLELLSGKRVMSFRSIREEEVRNFVDFLTSGVGVGVNLSEKLFTLSNDIVARAAFGKKCKDQDELMSFVNEVRKVSGGFDIPDVFPSLKFFLGFVTGMVPALKKIHGKLDKNLDNIVNDHKAKANFSNSDDHEDEEDIIDLLLKLGKSGEIDFDITTTHIKAVAMDIFSAGSETSATTIEWAITELLRNPRVMKKAQEEVRKVFQGKSKVEEKDIEKLTYLKLIIKETLRIHPPVPLIPRESREECEINGYKIPNKTKILINTWAIGRDTSHWGEDVESFRPERFESSTKANIDFKGNSFELVPFGGGRRICPGISFGVAVVELVLSQLIYHFDWEYHGEDVIDDAVESFGITCRRKNDLVLIPTIPLFL is encoded by the exons ATGTCTCTCTTACCCCAAAATTTTCCTTACATTCCCATATGGATTTCAATCATTCTGATCATCATCACTATATCATTTTTCAGGAACAAATTCAAAGCCACCCAAAGAAACAATATACCTCCAGGACCATGGAAACTTCCCATAATAGGAAACTTACACCAATTGATAGGTCCATTACCCCATCAATTATTATCAAAATTGGCAAACAAATATGGTCCCATTATGCATCTTCAACTAGGAGAAGTATCAGCCATAATAATCTCTTCCCCCGAATCAGCCAAACAAGTCCTTAAAACCAACGACCTCAGCTTCGCAAACCGGCCAAACGGGGTTGCAGCCGAAATCATGTCATATGGTAATTTAGGCATAGGCTTCACACCTTATAGTGACTATTGGAGACAGATGAGGAAAATTTGTGTGTTGGAATTATTAAGTGGTAAAAGAGTGATGTCGTTTAGATCAATAAGAGAAGAAGAGGTACGAAATTTTGTTGACTTTTTGACATCTGGGGTTGGTGTTGGAGTAAATCTAAGTGAGAAGTTGTTCACTTTGTCAAACGACATCGTAGCTAGAGCAGCTTTTGGTAAGAAGTGTAAAGATCAAGACGAGTTGATGTCGTTTGTGAATGAAGTGAGAAAAGTTTCTGGTGGATTTGATATTCCTGATGTGTTTCCTTCACTTAAGTTTTTTCTTGGGTTTGTGACTGGGATGGTACCTGCTTTGAAAAAGATTCATGGGAAACTTGATAAGAATCTTGACAACATTGTAAATGATCACAAAGCTAAAGCTAATTTTAGCAATAGTGATGATCATGAGGATGAAGAAGACATAATTGATTTACTTCTCAAGCTTGGAAAATCTGGTGAGATTGACTTTGATATTACAACTACTCACATCAAAGCTGTTGCCATG GATATATTTTCAGCAGGGAGTGAAACTTCAGCCACAACAATAGAATGGGCAATAACAGAGTTGTTAAGAAACCCAAGAGTGATGAAAAAGGCACAAGAAGAGGTTAGAAAAGTTTTTCAAGGTAAAAGCAAAGTAGAAGAGAAAGATATAGAGAAACTaacttatttaaaattaatcattaaagaAACTCTAAGGATTCACCCTCCAGTACCTTTAATCCCAAGAGAGTCAAGAGAAGAGTGTGAAATCAATGGTTACAAAATACCCAATAAAACCAAAATACTCATAAATACATGGGCAATTGGTAGAGACACTAGTCATTGGGGTGAAGATGTTGAGTCATTTAGGCCAGAGAGATTTGAAAGTAGTACAAAAGCCAATATTGATTTCAAAGGGAATAGCTTTGAATTGGTCCCATTTGGAGGAGGTAGAAGAATTTGTCCTGGGATTTCTTTTGGTGTGGCTGTGGTTGAGCTTGTTCTTTCTCAATTAATTTATCATTTTGATTGGGAGTATCATGGAGAAGATGTTATTGATGATGCTGTTGAGTCTTTTGGTATTACTTGTAGAAGAAAGAATGACTTGGTTTTGATTCCCACTATTCCATTATTTCTCTAA